The following are from one region of the Gloeomargarita lithophora Alchichica-D10 genome:
- a CDS encoding iron uptake porin, giving the protein MKINYFLFGIGALSAVGVELILLPLSPPVQASEKILQRAESYYITPNVLEQSQVTSVSEFVDVKPTDWAFQALQSLVERYGCIAGYPTEPPLYQGKKVLSRYEFAAGLNACLDRINELIGSATESLITQDDLLVLRKLQDEFSSELGLLRGRLDTLEARAITLEQQQFSPTTKLRGEIIFAPYGVSDGDAAYNRVELAQLSRNFTGVGNVPGVVTPVAPGSPARGMKQNRQSSLALGYRVRLNFLGSFSGKDLLQVRLEAADVANLATATGSFASRLGYETTTGGNVVIDDLWYRFPFAQGRGEIQIAGASNEFVDFFDTYSIFAPSGTGSISRFGRSNALFYRSGGHNGTGAFIRYRFTPQFVVSGAYIATNPSGGVLGSANGAANPDLGLFGSNYTGAVILGFEPLTNFRFGLAYSHAYNENITTPTTGTTAQGINLFGGVGTSFANAPFGSGTGTRLAVNLDTINLNFQWRSSPQFILSGWFGYGIVRGETDALPSLDPLGSSRQANIMTAALQFGFPDPWGRSGDLAGFIVGIPPYVSASQFQTVVAPGDGNAGVKLANRDVNVPIHLELMYRFQVNKYVQVTPGAFVVLNPEGNSDNSAIFVYTIRTIFNF; this is encoded by the coding sequence ATGAAAATCAACTATTTTCTTTTTGGTATCGGTGCCCTTTCGGCGGTGGGGGTTGAGCTTATTTTGTTGCCTCTTTCCCCGCCAGTCCAGGCGAGCGAAAAAATCCTTCAACGCGCCGAAAGCTATTACATTACTCCTAACGTATTGGAACAAAGTCAGGTCACATCCGTATCCGAGTTTGTGGATGTCAAACCGACCGACTGGGCATTTCAAGCGCTCCAATCCTTGGTAGAACGTTATGGCTGTATCGCTGGTTACCCTACTGAGCCTCCCCTTTATCAAGGCAAAAAAGTCCTGAGTCGCTACGAATTTGCCGCCGGTTTGAATGCCTGTTTAGACCGCATCAATGAGTTAATTGGCTCAGCAACAGAATCTCTAATTACCCAGGACGATTTATTGGTTTTGCGCAAATTACAGGATGAATTCAGTAGCGAATTAGGACTTTTACGGGGCAGATTAGACACATTAGAAGCTCGGGCTATAACCTTAGAGCAACAACAATTCTCACCGACCACTAAACTGCGGGGAGAAATTATCTTTGCTCCCTACGGAGTATCTGATGGTGATGCCGCTTATAATCGAGTGGAATTAGCACAGTTAAGTCGCAATTTTACCGGTGTAGGCAATGTCCCTGGAGTGGTGACACCAGTAGCCCCTGGATCACCCGCACGAGGGATGAAACAAAATCGTCAATCATCCTTGGCTTTGGGTTATCGAGTGCGCTTGAATTTTCTCGGCAGTTTTTCTGGTAAAGATTTACTGCAAGTGCGGTTAGAGGCGGCGGATGTTGCCAATTTAGCCACCGCTACGGGCAGTTTTGCCTCTCGTTTAGGCTATGAAACGACGACGGGTGGCAATGTGGTCATTGATGACCTTTGGTATCGGTTTCCTTTTGCCCAAGGGCGGGGAGAAATTCAAATTGCTGGCGCATCGAATGAATTTGTGGATTTCTTTGACACCTACAGCATATTTGCCCCATCAGGAACCGGATCAATTTCCCGTTTTGGCCGTTCTAATGCTTTGTTTTATCGCTCTGGAGGGCACAATGGCACAGGTGCTTTTATTCGCTACCGTTTTACACCGCAATTTGTGGTCAGCGGAGCGTATATTGCAACTAATCCCAGCGGTGGGGTTCTGGGGAGTGCCAATGGTGCCGCTAATCCTGATTTAGGTTTATTTGGCTCTAATTATACAGGGGCAGTAATTTTGGGTTTTGAACCACTTACTAATTTTCGTTTTGGTTTGGCCTATAGCCATGCCTATAACGAGAATATAACTACCCCTACTACTGGCACAACTGCACAAGGGATTAACTTATTTGGTGGGGTGGGGACTTCATTTGCCAATGCCCCTTTTGGCTCTGGTACAGGCACCCGTTTAGCTGTTAATTTAGATACGATTAATTTGAACTTTCAATGGCGTTCATCACCTCAATTTATCCTTTCTGGCTGGTTCGGTTATGGAATTGTGCGCGGAGAAACAGATGCGTTACCATCACTTGACCCTTTAGGCTCAAGCCGTCAAGCGAATATCATGACAGCGGCTCTGCAATTTGGCTTCCCTGATCCTTGGGGGCGTAGCGGCGATTTGGCCGGTTTTATTGTCGGTATTCCCCCTTATGTTTCGGCGAGTCAGTTTCAAACAGTTGTAGCTCCGGGGGATGGGAACGCTGGGGTAAAGCTGGCGAATCGGGATGTAAATGTTCCCATTCATCTTGAACTGATGTATCGTTTTCAGGTAAATAAGTATGTTCAAGTTACCCCTGGGGCTTTTGTGGTTCTCAATCCAGAAGGAAATAGTGATAATTCGGCAATTTTCGTTTATACTATTCGCACCATATTTAATTTCTAA
- a CDS encoding molybdopterin molybdotransferase MoeA — protein MITVERAEQIIKNHWFSTKSEEIALEYCAGKILAEPVYADRDYPPINRVMMDGIAINKKAYDLGLRAFPISGMATAGTAPLQLENIETCIEVMTGCVLPSGANLVIPYEQVHIHQGMANITVETDRNVQDFVHQEGSDCHLGELVIPPGTKLKGIHLGILASFGYSKLLVEKPIKIKVIATGDELIPIDQKPQSYQLRRSNVYALKASLLSYGYLDVEIDHIPDIPELIIAHYQGNHQPYDLLIYSGGISQGKRDYLPEIWQKMGVVEYIHGVKQKPGKPMWFGVDNQSNTVILGLPGNPVSGLVCLHRYFLNRTSFYGRLQQPITFQADLTYFVPVKINAKREFTPIIPENSGDFVALAGSDGFVELPQDQKVFTTAEDFLFYPWY, from the coding sequence ATGATTACGGTAGAGAGGGCGGAACAAATTATTAAAAACCACTGGTTTAGCACAAAAAGTGAAGAAATTGCTCTGGAATATTGTGCGGGGAAAATTTTAGCAGAGCCGGTCTATGCCGACCGGGATTATCCACCCATTAACCGAGTTATGATGGATGGAATCGCTATCAATAAAAAAGCCTATGACCTGGGACTGAGAGCGTTTCCAATTAGCGGTATGGCTACGGCGGGAACAGCACCGCTTCAGCTAGAAAATATAGAAACCTGTATTGAAGTAATGACTGGGTGTGTTTTGCCCAGCGGAGCCAATTTAGTCATTCCTTACGAGCAAGTGCATATCCATCAGGGTATGGCGAACATTACCGTTGAAACCGACCGAAATGTGCAGGATTTTGTCCACCAAGAAGGGAGCGATTGTCACCTGGGTGAATTGGTCATACCCCCTGGAACGAAACTGAAGGGCATCCATTTGGGAATTTTAGCCTCCTTTGGTTATTCAAAATTATTGGTTGAAAAACCGATAAAAATTAAAGTTATTGCGACCGGCGATGAATTAATTCCTATTGATCAAAAGCCCCAATCCTATCAACTGCGTCGGTCTAATGTTTATGCTCTGAAGGCATCCCTACTATCCTATGGCTATCTGGATGTGGAAATAGATCATATTCCTGATATTCCAGAATTGATCATAGCCCACTACCAAGGGAATCACCAACCCTACGATTTGCTCATTTATTCCGGTGGTATTTCCCAAGGCAAACGAGACTATCTCCCAGAAATTTGGCAAAAAATGGGCGTGGTAGAGTATATTCATGGTGTTAAACAAAAACCTGGGAAGCCCATGTGGTTTGGTGTTGACAATCAAAGTAATACAGTCATTCTGGGGTTGCCTGGTAATCCGGTATCGGGGTTAGTATGTTTGCATCGTTACTTCTTAAATCGGACAAGTTTTTATGGCCGTTTGCAACAACCCATCACATTTCAAGCTGATTTAACCTATTTTGTGCCAGTAAAAATAAATGCAAAACGAGAATTTACTCCCATCATTCCTGAAAATTCGGGGGATTTTGTTGCGCTGGCGGGTAGCGATGGGTTTGTGGAACTCCCACAGGATCAAAAAGTGTTTACTACGGCAGAAGATTTCCTATTTTATCCTTGGTATTAA
- the moaA gene encoding GTP 3',8-cyclase MoaA, producing the protein MELVDPWHRRIRKLRVSLTDRCNLRCRYCMPLHPDFMNKSYYLKTHEYAEIIQELLTYGIEEIRITGGEPLVRPEFPEIMLELHKLKIPCLSLTTNGALLQDHWEILKACNIKKINISLDSLEAETFTAITHWKYLSTILDNISQAVTQGFEIKINMVIMRGINDHELFDFVEYARKSSIAVRFLELMRIGYANELYQNHFISAEECIIKLKTRYRMNKINVESDSTAFYFMIDDEIKVGFIASESQPFCNHCSRWRLSADGRLFACLFAETGIPIRNVSSEQRNHVYQQLLGMKPIQRFDQVKHPMYQIGG; encoded by the coding sequence ATGGAATTAGTTGATCCTTGGCATCGGCGCATTCGTAAACTCCGGGTGTCCCTTACTGACCGATGTAATTTGCGGTGCCGTTATTGTATGCCTTTACATCCAGATTTTATGAACAAGAGCTATTACTTAAAAACCCATGAATATGCTGAGATCATTCAAGAATTACTTACCTATGGAATTGAAGAAATTCGTATTACCGGCGGTGAACCACTGGTACGACCAGAATTTCCAGAAATCATGCTAGAGCTACATAAACTTAAGATTCCCTGCTTAAGTCTGACCACAAATGGGGCTTTGCTTCAGGATCATTGGGAAATTCTCAAGGCGTGTAATATCAAGAAAATCAATATCAGTTTAGATAGTTTAGAGGCTGAAACGTTCACCGCTATTACCCATTGGAAGTACTTGTCAACAATTTTAGATAATATCAGTCAAGCCGTAACCCAAGGATTTGAGATTAAAATTAATATGGTGATCATGCGAGGGATTAACGACCATGAGTTATTCGATTTTGTAGAATATGCCAGAAAATCATCCATAGCCGTGCGATTTTTAGAACTAATGCGGATTGGCTATGCCAATGAATTATATCAAAATCATTTTATCTCAGCCGAGGAATGTATCATAAAATTAAAAACTAGATATAGAATGAATAAAATCAATGTTGAATCTGATTCCACCGCTTTTTATTTTATGATTGATGACGAGATAAAAGTTGGATTTATTGCTTCAGAATCCCAACCCTTTTGCAACCATTGTTCTCGCTGGAGATTGTCTGCCGATGGCCGTTTATTCGCCTGTCTATTTGCAGAAACAGGCATACCGATACGAAATGTATCTTCGGAACAAAGAAATCATGTTTATCAACAGTTGTTGGGGATGAAACCGATTCAACGTTTTGACCAAGTTAAACATCCTATGTATCAGATTGGAGGATAA
- the moaC gene encoding cyclic pyranopterin monophosphate synthase MoaC, with product MNLSHLDANNQPKMVDISSKSSTLRRATAQAKIQLPSCLQTYVKGDEILLKKGAVFQTAIIAGTMAVKKTEELIPFCHQIPIESCTFAIEINSDLLVTIQCTVKTTAKTGVEMEALCGVTIAALTIYDMCKSLSPHIVIRDTQLLIKTGGKTTLLERPLYGLILTGGHSKRMGQDKALLNYHGQPYAIDLYKLMQSYCQQVYLSARPNQWLETPLASLPTLPDHVSSVGPISGLLTAFQTYPNVNWLVIACDLMQVKASTIEYLLTHYEGMTIATCYTNLEQGFPEPLCAIYTPKAHRIFTEAYQAGIYCPVKILKPQPCTLINPQNVCELMNINTPEDYASIDH from the coding sequence ATGAATTTGAGCCATTTAGATGCCAACAACCAACCCAAAATGGTTGACATTAGTAGTAAGAGTAGCACGCTCAGAAGAGCTACAGCTCAGGCTAAAATACAATTACCTAGTTGTTTACAAACGTATGTCAAGGGCGACGAAATTCTTCTCAAGAAAGGGGCGGTTTTTCAAACAGCGATTATTGCAGGGACAATGGCCGTTAAAAAAACTGAGGAGCTGATCCCTTTTTGTCATCAAATTCCCATTGAAAGTTGTACTTTTGCCATTGAAATCAATAGCGATCTGTTGGTTACGATTCAATGCACAGTAAAAACGACAGCCAAAACAGGGGTTGAGATGGAAGCACTTTGTGGTGTCACTATTGCCGCACTCACTATTTATGATATGTGTAAGTCCCTATCGCCCCATATTGTGATTCGAGACACGCAATTATTAATTAAAACCGGCGGTAAAACTACCCTATTAGAGCGACCCTTGTATGGTTTAATTCTCACAGGCGGTCACAGCAAACGCATGGGTCAAGATAAAGCTTTATTGAATTATCATGGACAACCCTATGCTATTGATCTATACAAGCTGATGCAATCCTATTGTCAGCAGGTGTATCTTTCTGCTCGACCAAATCAATGGTTGGAAACACCTTTAGCCTCATTACCCACTTTACCCGATCATGTATCAAGTGTCGGCCCTATTAGTGGTTTGCTAACTGCTTTTCAAACCTACCCTAATGTTAATTGGTTGGTCATTGCTTGTGACCTAATGCAGGTGAAAGCCAGTACCATTGAATATCTATTAACCCATTACGAAGGAATGACAATTGCTACCTGTTATACGAACCTTGAGCAGGGATTTCCAGAACCCTTGTGTGCGATATATACCCCTAAAGCCCATAGGATTTTTACCGAAGCTTACCAGGCCGGTATTTACTGTCCCGTTAAAATTTTGAAGCCTCAACCCTGCACCCTGATCAACCCACAAAATGTTTGCGAACTAATGAACATCAATACCCCTGAAGACTATGCCTCCATTGACCATTAA
- a CDS encoding MoaD/ThiS family protein codes for MLKEQSNCSIEVVKTEVLTCMDLYNHLQDQYKFVIPNSQIRVAVNHEFCSMQKLLQDEDLVIFIPPVCGG; via the coding sequence ATGTTGAAAGAACAGTCAAATTGCTCAATAGAAGTGGTTAAAACTGAAGTTCTGACCTGTATGGATTTGTATAATCATTTACAAGATCAGTATAAATTTGTCATCCCAAATTCCCAAATAAGAGTGGCGGTTAACCATGAGTTTTGCTCGATGCAAAAGCTATTGCAAGACGAGGATTTGGTGATATTTATTCCCCCGGTATGCGGAGGATAA
- a CDS encoding molybdopterin synthase catalytic subunit — MIQFTLSSTPIYPYEMGRLLANSTVGALVTFEGWVRNHNEGKTVLGLEYEVYETLAQSEGDKILQEAQIKFNLCGAVACHRQGYLDVGEVAVWVGTTGVHRGAAFVGTRYIINGIKSRLPIWKKEFYLGEKPQWILCQSNHSV, encoded by the coding sequence ATGATTCAATTTACCCTTAGTTCTACACCTATTTACCCCTATGAAATGGGTCGTCTGCTGGCGAATAGTACGGTCGGAGCGTTAGTAACTTTTGAAGGGTGGGTACGCAATCATAACGAAGGGAAAACCGTGCTAGGATTGGAATATGAAGTGTATGAAACTTTAGCGCAAAGTGAGGGGGATAAAATCCTGCAAGAAGCCCAAATTAAATTTAATCTTTGTGGTGCCGTCGCTTGTCATCGCCAGGGTTACTTAGATGTTGGTGAAGTTGCGGTTTGGGTGGGGACAACCGGGGTTCACCGGGGGGCGGCTTTTGTTGGAACCCGGTATATTATTAATGGCATAAAAAGTCGTTTACCAATTTGGAAAAAAGAGTTTTATTTAGGAGAAAAACCCCAGTGGATTCTCTGTCAAAGTAACCATTCGGTTTGA
- a CDS encoding Rpn family recombination-promoting nuclease/putative transposase — translation MKTDNLFYKLFQIEPSLVFDLMGLPVPNVAYQFQSLELKEFSLRLDGLFVPDSPDSKLPLILIEAQMQPDERLYTRIQNELSTYIHQYQPPNPVVVLVIYPERTTERPIANLSNYLAYWGVHRIYLAEIPAQKSLGGDLLRLMVLPPAQVVAVGQDLLRRIRQDGAPDDYVEWVVETLVRRFPQSARSKIMEMLGLVELKQTRFYQEVYGEGKVEGKVEGKAEGQREERREIARNLLKANFSPEQVAQLTRLPLAEVQELNSSQPGVAGARIPAVGGVDDHE, via the coding sequence ATGAAAACTGATAATTTATTCTACAAACTATTTCAAATTGAGCCATCCTTAGTATTTGATTTGATGGGATTACCCGTGCCAAATGTGGCTTATCAATTTCAGTCCCTAGAACTCAAGGAATTTAGCCTGCGCCTGGATGGTCTATTCGTCCCAGATTCACCTGATAGCAAGTTACCATTGATATTAATTGAAGCCCAAATGCAACCGGATGAGCGGCTCTACACCAGAATACAAAATGAATTATCCACATACATTCATCAATATCAACCGCCTAACCCAGTAGTAGTGTTGGTCATTTATCCTGAGCGAACGACAGAACGGCCAATTGCGAATCTGAGCAATTATTTAGCGTATTGGGGTGTGCATCGGATTTATTTAGCTGAAATTCCAGCGCAAAAATCCTTGGGCGGTGATTTACTCCGGTTGATGGTGTTACCACCGGCGCAGGTGGTCGCTGTGGGGCAAGATTTACTGAGACGTATCCGCCAGGATGGTGCCCCCGATGACTATGTAGAATGGGTGGTAGAAACCTTAGTCAGGCGATTTCCCCAGAGCGCAAGGAGCAAAATCATGGAAATGTTGGGCTTGGTGGAGTTGAAACAAACCCGCTTTTATCAAGAGGTTTATGGTGAAGGAAAAGTTGAAGGGAAAGTTGAAGGAAAGGCAGAAGGTCAACGGGAGGAGCGCAGGGAAATTGCCCGCAATCTACTAAAAGCTAACTTCTCACCGGAGCAGGTCGCCCAACTCACCCGCCTCCCTTTGGCTGAGGTACAGGAGCTAAATTCATCTCAACCCGGTGTTGCGGGGGCAAGAATTCCTGCTGTGGGCGGTGTGGATGATCATGAATGA
- a CDS encoding dienelactone hydrolase family protein gives MAELSRRQFVATAALTTGFAIAVQPIAQGVIRTDAQGLRAGTVRIPVADGEIPAYRAMPAMGANLPTILVIQEIFGVHEHIQDICRRLAKLGYLAIAPELFARQGDVSKLNQIDEIRAVVAQVPDGQVMSDLDATVTWAVGASQGNGKKLAITGFCWGGRITWLYAAHQPQVKTGVAWYGRLVGNATERTPRQPVDVAAQLRAPVLGLYGGQDTGIPLDTVALMRERLQAGTSSSQIVVYPEAPHAFFADYRPSYREADAQDAWNRLQVWLRQYGVSP, from the coding sequence ATGGCTGAGCTAAGTCGCCGTCAATTTGTGGCTACCGCCGCCCTCACCACCGGGTTTGCTATCGCCGTGCAACCCATTGCCCAGGGCGTAATCCGCACCGATGCCCAGGGACTTAGGGCGGGGACGGTCAGGATTCCCGTTGCCGATGGGGAAATACCTGCCTATCGAGCCATGCCCGCCATGGGTGCCAATCTCCCGACGATATTGGTGATTCAAGAAATTTTTGGGGTGCATGAACATATTCAAGATATTTGTCGCCGCCTTGCCAAATTGGGTTATCTGGCCATTGCCCCGGAACTGTTTGCCCGGCAGGGAGATGTCTCCAAACTAAATCAAATTGACGAAATCCGGGCGGTGGTGGCGCAGGTACCGGATGGGCAGGTTATGTCTGACCTGGATGCCACGGTGACCTGGGCGGTGGGGGCTTCCCAGGGCAATGGCAAAAAATTGGCCATCACTGGGTTTTGCTGGGGTGGACGGATTACTTGGCTGTACGCCGCACATCAGCCCCAGGTGAAAACCGGGGTAGCCTGGTATGGTCGCCTGGTGGGTAATGCCACCGAACGCACGCCCCGTCAGCCGGTGGATGTGGCCGCCCAACTGCGAGCGCCAGTGCTGGGGCTTTATGGTGGTCAGGATACGGGGATTCCCCTGGATACGGTGGCACTGATGCGGGAACGACTGCAAGCGGGCACCAGTTCCTCGCAAATTGTGGTTTATCCCGAAGCCCCCCACGCTTTTTTTGCCGATTACCGACCCTCCTATCGGGAAGCGGACGCTCAAGATGCCTGGAACCGACTGCAAGTCTGGTTGCGCCAATATGGGGTGTCCCCCTGA
- a CDS encoding saccharopine dehydrogenase-like oxidoreductase: protein MAQEPDGNKPLALGILGYGGLGQAMAQLVARRQSVRWVAVADRKGYGVHPDGLNPLSCQRVYQERGSVGYLEPGGVLSETSLAEIIPQPGVNAYFLALPNLPNTFIASVVQQFLAQGWRGVLVDAIKRTSAVEQLCNLKPALVAGGITYLTGCGATPGLLTAAAALAAHSFEEILQITITFGVGIANWEAYRATIREDIAHLPGYDPAQAQAMSDGDIEALLAQTDGKLYLENMEHADDVILELAGICPRQRVTVGGVVDTRNPRKPLSTNVQITGRTFENKIATHTFTLGDETSMAANVCGPALGYLQAGWQLHQQGHFGLFTCAEVMPRWVS from the coding sequence ATGGCACAGGAACCGGATGGAAACAAACCCCTCGCCCTGGGGATTTTGGGTTATGGCGGGTTGGGTCAGGCGATGGCGCAGTTGGTGGCACGGCGGCAATCGGTGCGCTGGGTGGCGGTGGCTGACCGCAAGGGTTATGGGGTGCATCCCGATGGGTTGAACCCGCTCTCGTGTCAACGGGTGTACCAGGAACGGGGTTCCGTGGGCTATCTGGAGCCGGGGGGGGTGTTGAGTGAAACCAGCCTTGCGGAAATCATTCCCCAGCCCGGGGTCAATGCCTATTTCCTGGCTCTGCCCAACCTGCCCAACACGTTTATCGCCAGCGTGGTGCAACAATTTTTGGCGCAGGGATGGCGGGGGGTGCTGGTGGATGCCATCAAACGCACCAGTGCGGTGGAGCAATTATGCAACCTGAAACCGGCCTTGGTCGCCGGGGGAATTACCTACCTTACCGGCTGTGGGGCGACACCGGGGTTGTTAACGGCGGCGGCGGCTTTGGCGGCACACAGTTTCGAGGAAATTTTGCAGATAACCATCACCTTTGGGGTGGGAATTGCCAACTGGGAGGCGTATCGGGCGACCATTCGCGAGGATATTGCCCATTTACCCGGTTATGACCCTGCCCAAGCCCAGGCCATGAGTGATGGGGACATTGAGGCATTGCTGGCCCAAACCGATGGTAAATTGTACTTAGAAAATATGGAACATGCCGATGATGTGATTTTGGAATTGGCGGGAATTTGTCCCCGACAGCGGGTCACGGTGGGGGGGGTGGTGGACACCCGCAATCCCCGCAAACCCCTGAGTACCAATGTGCAAATCACGGGGCGTACCTTTGAAAATAAAATCGCCACCCACACCTTTACCCTGGGGGATGAAACCAGCATGGCCGCCAATGTTTGTGGCCCAGCCTTGGGGTATTTGCAGGCAGGTTGGCAGTTGCACCAACAGGGACATTTTGGCCTATTTACCTGTGCGGAGGTGATGCCCCGCTGGGTTAGCTAG
- the ftsH4 gene encoding ATP-dependent zinc metalloprotease FtsH: MAIKKSPQLPGPRAIGNILFLVGLGFLVLNLFLPGLLGPQTPQVPYSLFIHQVDEGEVARASVAQNQIRYQLRPEQGGQVLATTPIFDLGLPQRLEDHGVEFAAVPPPRNGWFGSLLSWVVPPLIFVAIWQFFLGRGGGGPQGALSIGKSKAKVYVEGDTGKITFADVAGCEEAKAELVEIVDFLKTPERYIKIGAKIPKGVLLVGPPGTGKTLLAKAVAGEAKVPFFSISGSEFVELFVGVGSARVRDLFEQAKKQAPCIIFIDELDAIGKSRSSSGFYGGNDEREQTLNQLLTEMDGFEASGATVIVLAATNRPETLDPALLRPGRFDRQVLVDRPDLIGREAILKIHAAKVKLAPEVDLHKIATRTPGFAGADLANLVNEAALLAARNQRQEVQMADFAEAVERVVAGLEKKSRVLNEKEKRIVAYHEVGHALVGSLMPGAGKVEKISIVPRGMAALGYTLQLPTEDRFLQSEPELRGQIATLLGGRSAEEIVFGEVTTGASNDLQRATDLAERMVTTFGMSKVLGPLAYQQGQQNMFLGNPMEMRRAVSEETAQAIDREVKEIVEQAHRQALGILGHNRELLETIAQKILETEVIEGENLHQWLSQVQAPPHVTHTPVSA; this comes from the coding sequence ATGGCGATAAAAAAATCTCCCCAGCTTCCTGGCCCCCGTGCCATTGGCAACATTCTATTTCTGGTTGGACTGGGCTTTCTGGTGTTGAATTTGTTTTTGCCGGGGTTGTTGGGGCCGCAAACGCCCCAGGTGCCCTACAGTTTGTTTATCCATCAGGTGGATGAGGGGGAGGTGGCGCGGGCTTCCGTGGCGCAAAACCAGATTCGCTACCAACTGCGCCCGGAGCAGGGGGGGCAGGTGTTGGCGACCACGCCGATTTTTGATTTGGGTCTGCCCCAGCGGTTGGAGGATCATGGGGTGGAATTTGCCGCCGTGCCGCCGCCGCGCAATGGTTGGTTTGGCAGTTTGCTGAGTTGGGTGGTGCCGCCCTTGATTTTTGTGGCGATTTGGCAGTTTTTCCTCGGTCGGGGGGGCGGTGGTCCCCAGGGTGCCCTGTCTATTGGCAAAAGTAAGGCCAAGGTTTATGTGGAGGGGGATACGGGCAAGATCACCTTTGCGGATGTGGCGGGCTGTGAAGAAGCTAAGGCGGAGTTGGTGGAAATTGTAGATTTCCTCAAGACCCCGGAGCGGTACATCAAAATTGGGGCGAAAATTCCCAAGGGGGTGTTGCTCGTAGGGCCGCCGGGGACGGGGAAAACCCTGCTGGCCAAGGCGGTGGCGGGGGAGGCCAAGGTGCCGTTTTTCAGCATCTCCGGTTCCGAGTTTGTGGAACTATTTGTCGGGGTGGGTTCGGCGCGGGTGCGGGATTTGTTTGAACAGGCGAAAAAACAAGCCCCCTGCATTATCTTTATTGACGAACTGGATGCGATTGGCAAGTCCCGGAGCAGTAGCGGCTTTTACGGCGGTAATGACGAGCGGGAGCAAACCCTCAACCAGCTTTTGACTGAGATGGATGGGTTTGAGGCTTCGGGAGCCACGGTGATTGTCCTGGCCGCCACCAACCGCCCGGAAACCCTTGACCCGGCTTTGTTGCGTCCAGGGCGGTTTGACCGGCAGGTGTTGGTGGATCGTCCCGATTTGATTGGCCGGGAGGCAATTCTGAAAATCCATGCGGCCAAGGTGAAATTAGCCCCTGAGGTGGATTTGCACAAAATTGCCACCCGGACGCCGGGGTTTGCCGGGGCGGATTTGGCGAATTTAGTGAATGAGGCCGCCCTGTTGGCCGCCCGAAACCAACGCCAGGAAGTGCAGATGGCGGATTTTGCCGAAGCGGTGGAGCGGGTGGTGGCCGGTTTAGAAAAGAAAAGCCGGGTCTTGAACGAAAAGGAAAAGCGCATCGTTGCCTACCACGAGGTCGGCCACGCCCTGGTGGGTTCGTTGATGCCGGGTGCGGGCAAGGTGGAGAAAATTTCCATCGTGCCCCGGGGGATGGCGGCCTTGGGTTATACCCTGCAACTGCCGACGGAAGACCGGTTTCTCCAGAGCGAGCCGGAACTGCGGGGACAGATTGCCACCCTATTGGGGGGACGTTCTGCCGAGGAAATTGTCTTTGGTGAGGTAACCACGGGCGCCAGCAACGACCTGCAACGGGCGACGGATTTGGCGGAACGGATGGTGACTACTTTTGGCATGAGCAAGGTGCTTGGCCCCCTGGCCTACCAGCAGGGACAGCAAAATATGTTCCTGGGTAACCCGATGGAAATGCGGCGGGCGGTGAGCGAGGAAACGGCTCAGGCCATTGACCGGGAGGTAAAAGAGATTGTAGAGCAGGCGCACCGTCAAGCCCTGGGGATTCTGGGGCATAACCGCGAACTCCTGGAAACCATCGCCCAGAAAATTCTGGAAACCGAAGTGATTGAGGGGGAAAATTTGCACCAGTGGCTCAGCCAAGTGCAAGCGCCGCCCCATGTCACCCATACTCCCGTGTCTGCCTAG